The proteins below are encoded in one region of Streptomyces roseirectus:
- a CDS encoding acyl-CoA dehydrogenase family protein gives MEHPLLVQARRLAAEVLVPHAERVEREGVPVGHVEAVKRAGVLGVNAPVEYGGSGASAGVGREVAEVLAGACCSTWFVQTQHHTPVRTLVRGEAGVRERLLGPLARGELLSGVAYAHLRAYPRRPVRVVDERGGVRFDGRVPWFTGWGLNDVMLLAGVTDGGEVVFAFVEARERAGLRASEPLRLAALEGARTVSLELDGLWVGEEAVASRVPYEEWAREDRAKAANANPAVFGIAGAALELAGMSTERWADVRGRAYALADDPNSSPDERLAVKVEAFQLMQTATTAAVVAGGGRSMLLGSKAQRLAREGLFLLVQAQTAQSRTAHLNALAHPGTAPFE, from the coding sequence ATGGAACACCCTCTCCTCGTCCAGGCCCGTCGGCTCGCCGCCGAAGTTCTGGTGCCCCATGCCGAGCGTGTCGAGCGGGAGGGGGTTCCGGTGGGGCATGTCGAGGCGGTGAAGCGGGCGGGGGTGTTGGGGGTCAACGCGCCGGTCGAGTACGGGGGTTCGGGGGCTTCGGCCGGTGTGGGGCGGGAGGTCGCGGAGGTGTTGGCGGGGGCGTGTTGTTCGACGTGGTTCGTGCAGACGCAGCATCACACGCCGGTGCGGACGTTGGTGAGGGGGGAGGCGGGGGTGCGGGAGCGGTTGCTGGGGCCGTTGGCTCGGGGGGAGTTGTTGTCGGGGGTGGCTTACGCGCATCTGCGGGCTTATCCGCGGCGGCCGGTGCGGGTTGTGGATGAGAGGGGTGGGGTGCGGTTCGACGGGCGTGTGCCGTGGTTCACGGGGTGGGGGCTCAACGATGTGATGCTGCTCGCGGGGGTCACCGACGGCGGGGAGGTGGTGTTCGCGTTCGTCGAGGCTCGGGAGCGGGCGGGGTTGCGGGCGTCGGAGCCGTTGCGGCTCGCGGCGCTGGAGGGGGCGCGGACGGTTTCGCTGGAGCTGGACGGGCTGTGGGTGGGTGAGGAGGCGGTGGCGTCGCGGGTGCCGTACGAGGAGTGGGCCCGGGAGGACCGGGCGAAGGCGGCGAACGCGAATCCGGCGGTGTTCGGGATCGCGGGGGCGGCGCTGGAGTTGGCGGGGATGTCCACGGAGCGGTGGGCGGACGTCAGGGGGCGGGCGTACGCGCTGGCGGACGACCCGAACTCCTCGCCGGACGAGCGGTTGGCCGTCAAGGTGGAGGCGTTCCAGCTCATGCAGACGGCGACGACTGCGGCCGTGGTGGCGGGCGGCGGCCGGTCGATGCTGCTGGGCAGCAAGGCCCAACGCCTCGCCAGGGAGGGCCTGTTCCTGTTGGTACAGGCCCAGACGGCACAGTCCCGCACGGCGCATCTGAACGCGCTGGCGCACCCCGGGACCGCCCCCTTCGAGTAA
- a CDS encoding MarR family winged helix-turn-helix transcriptional regulator, translating to MPTSSARRPIDLIRLLTRAERLAARRLQAVLDEEGCSLDAWRVLALLADDTGHHMTAIAEAAFLPPPTLTKLVDQLVDQNLVHRRVDPHDRRRILVHLTPRGRDHWRRLDRAVRADWPALGEGDEELLKALLARLAETVDGATRV from the coding sequence ATGCCCACCTCGTCCGCCCGCCGGCCCATCGATCTGATACGCCTGCTCACCAGGGCCGAACGGCTGGCCGCCCGCCGCCTGCAAGCGGTTCTCGACGAGGAGGGCTGCTCCCTGGACGCCTGGCGGGTCCTCGCCCTGCTCGCCGACGACACCGGGCACCACATGACGGCGATCGCCGAGGCCGCGTTCCTCCCGCCGCCGACGCTGACGAAACTCGTCGACCAGCTCGTCGACCAGAACCTGGTCCACCGCCGCGTCGACCCGCACGACCGGCGCCGCATCCTCGTCCACCTCACCCCGCGCGGCCGCGACCACTGGCGCCGCCTCGACCGCGCCGTCCGCGCCGACTGGCCCGCGCTCGGGGAGGGCGACGAGGAACTGCTGAAGGCGCTGCTCGCCCGCCTCGCGGAGACGGTGGACGGCGCGACGCGCGTGTGA
- a CDS encoding substrate-binding domain-containing protein, whose product MFADPSAFTVALVFPQQGPAGIFGPACELCARLAAEEVNRDGGVLGRELRLIPVDGGAAPREVADRVEALVDAGAVQGVTGWHISSVRQALAPRIAHRVPYVYTALYEGGEDRAGVFLTSETPHDQLRPAMALLGLERRVRRWFVVGNDYVWPRRTARAAHAYARATGARITGEAYLPLGTHDFTPVLRRVERSDADGVLMLLVGNDAVRFNRAFAAYGLDARCLRLSTLMDENMLLASGARATADLYSTAGFFTSLATAGTLDFHGLYARRFGLDAPSPGSLGESCYEGVLLLAALLHRAGTPDITRIDATAPTVSYEGPRGHLHLHNNHVRQRIYLARADGLDFDVLTELRP is encoded by the coding sequence ATGTTCGCCGACCCGTCCGCCTTCACGGTGGCCCTCGTCTTCCCGCAGCAGGGACCCGCCGGGATCTTCGGGCCCGCCTGCGAGTTGTGCGCGCGGCTCGCCGCCGAGGAGGTCAACCGGGACGGCGGTGTCCTCGGCCGGGAGCTGCGGCTGATCCCGGTCGACGGGGGCGCGGCGCCCCGCGAGGTCGCCGACCGGGTGGAGGCGCTGGTCGACGCCGGGGCCGTCCAGGGGGTCACCGGGTGGCACATCTCCTCCGTGCGCCAGGCCCTCGCGCCGCGGATCGCGCACCGGGTGCCGTACGTCTACACCGCGCTGTACGAGGGCGGCGAGGACCGCGCGGGGGTCTTCCTCACCAGCGAGACGCCCCACGACCAGCTCCGTCCGGCGATGGCGCTGCTGGGGCTCGAACGCCGGGTGCGGCGCTGGTTCGTCGTCGGCAACGACTACGTCTGGCCCCGGCGCACGGCCCGCGCCGCCCACGCGTACGCGCGCGCCACCGGTGCCCGGATCACCGGCGAGGCGTATCTCCCGCTGGGCACCCACGACTTCACGCCGGTCCTGCGCCGCGTCGAACGCTCCGACGCGGACGGCGTCCTCATGCTCCTCGTCGGCAACGACGCCGTGCGCTTCAACCGGGCCTTCGCCGCGTACGGTCTCGACGCGCGCTGTCTGCGGCTGAGCACCCTCATGGACGAGAACATGCTCCTCGCGAGCGGTGCCCGTGCCACCGCCGACCTCTACAGCACGGCCGGCTTCTTCACCTCCCTCGCCACCGCCGGCACCCTCGACTTCCACGGCCTCTACGCCCGCCGCTTCGGCCTCGACGCCCCCTCCCCCGGCAGCCTCGGCGAGTCCTGCTACGAGGGCGTCCTCCTCCTCGCCGCCCTCCTCCACCGCGCCGGCACCCCCGACATCACCCGCATCGACGCCACCGCCCCCACCGTCTCCTACGAGGGCCCCCGAGGCCACCTCCACCTCCACAACAACCACGTCCGCCAACGCATCTACCTCGCCCGAGCCGACGGCCTGGACTTCGACGTCCTCACAGAACTGCGGCCCTGA